From a single Apium graveolens cultivar Ventura chromosome 2, ASM990537v1, whole genome shotgun sequence genomic region:
- the LOC141705920 gene encoding rab GTPase-activating protein 22-like has product MLLRYLTVKFSDVLSGGSADAKLIFTFTAVVGIAIAAAVFYSNRGHLKSPWALSKRKKALSTEQWRLLFTLEGKFHDEGVRFLKTVRRGGVDPGIRAEVWPFLLGVYELNSSEEERHKLRTKKRKDYDKLRSRCQQLIEFNLKVNEVRVANKSGNDKKYNHAIVSTDTKEVNSRESPKKEMNPSPDYLDDISSALLETSKTELDVNTCNTGSVNSDTSVEQSQTFTSTESTKENGTEVTSKENVSNTATHLKFTKKEDFITWQQIIHVDAIRANREWIAYSPTLAAVSDERARSFAEAVGLKEYDKLEPCMIFHAARLVALLEAYCLYDPEVGYCQGMSDLLSPIITVMTEDHDAFWCFVGFMKKARHNFKLDEVGIRRQLSKVSMIIKCKDSQLFQHLQMLQADDCFFVYRMVVVLFRRELTFEQTICLWEVMWADQAAIRAGIGYSVWSRIRHLALPTEDLLLYAIAASILQRRKLIIERYSSMDEIMTECHSMAGHLDVWKLLDDAHNLVFSLHDKVETPT; this is encoded by the exons ATGTTATTACGATACCTCACCGTTAAATTCTCCGACGTCCTCTCCGGCGGCAGTGCTGATGCCAAATTAATTTTCACCTTTACTGCCGTTGTCGGAATCGCTATTGCCGCCGCTGTCTTCTACAGTAACAG GGGTCATCTTAAATCTCCATGGGCTCTATCAAAAAGAAAGAAAGCCCTGTCAACTGAGCAATGGAGACTTCTGTTTACACTGGAGGGAAAATTTCATGATGAAGGAGTTAGGTTCTTGAAAACAGTCCGCAGAGGG GGTGTCGATCCTGGTATCAGGGCCGAGGTCTGGCCATTCTTGCTCGGCGT CTATGAATTAAATAGTTCCGAAGAAGAAAGACACAAATTAAGAACCAAGAAGAG AAAGGATTATGATAAGTTAAGGAGCCGGTGTCAACAACTAATAGAGTTCAATTTGAAGGTCAATGAAGTCAGAGTAGCCAACAAGAGTGGAAATGACAAGAAATATAATCATGCCATAGTTTCTACTGACACTAAAGAGGTCAATAGCAGGGAGTCCCCTAAAAAGGAGATGAACCCTTCCCCTGATTACCTGGATGACATCTCAAGCGCCTTGCTGGAAACCTCCAAAACAGAGTTAGATGTTAATACTTGTAATACCGGGTCAGTAAACTCTGACACCTCTGTTGAACAGAGTCAAACTTTTACCTCCACAGAGAGCACCAAGGAAAATGGTACTGAAGTGACATCCAAGGAGAATGTTTCCAATACAGCAACTCATTTAAAATTCACTAAAAAAGAAGATTTTATCACTTGGCAGCAGATCATTCATGTAGATGCAATTCGTGCTAACAGAGAATGGATAGCATATTCTCCAACACTGGCTGCAGTATCAGATGAAAGGGCACGGAGTTTTGCCGAGGCCGTTGGGCTAAAGGAATATGATAAACTTGAGCCATGCATGATCTTTCATGCTGCTCGACTAGTTGCTCTTCTCGAAGCTTATTGCCTATATGACCCCGAAGTCGGATATTGCCAGGGAATGAGTGATCTACTTTCTCCAATAATAACAGTGATGACAGAGGACCATGATGCTTTCTGGTGTTTTGTTGGTTTCATGAAAAAGGCTCGGCATAATTTTAAGCTTGATGAGGTGGGAATCAGACGACAACTGAGTAAAGTATCTATGATCATAAAATGCAAAGATTCTCAACTCTTTCAGCACTTGCAAATGCTCCAGGCAGATGATTGTTTTTTTGTGTATAGGATGGTAGTGGTTCTCTTCAGGAGGGAATTGACGTTTGAGCAAACAATCTGCCTCTGGGAAGTAATGTGGGCAGATCAGGCAGCGATTAGGGCTGGAATCGGGTATTCTGTGTGGAGCAGAATAAGGCACTTGGCCCTGCCAACAGAAGATCTGTTGCTTTATGCCATCGCAGCGTCTATACTGCAGAGAAGGAAACTGATAATAGAAAGATACAGTAGTATGGATGAGATAATGACGGAGTGCCACAGCATGGCAGGACATCTTGATGTATGGAAGCTCCTAGATGATGCACATAACTTGGTGTTCAGTCTCCATGACAAGGTAGAAACTCCTACTTGA